One window from the genome of Rickettsiella endosymbiont of Xylota segnis encodes:
- a CDS encoding phospholipase D family protein codes for MLKRFFIFCILSSFTLIQGCSSSSPINLISLPEKSVSCPVIQVCFTPGQDCTHQITNHIAKAEHSILVQAYNFTSKDIADALIKAKKKGVKIKVILDKSQRSQKYSLLHYIVDAGIPVWIDTKPAIAHNKIMIIDGKEVITGSFNFTDSAQKRNAENLVFITDSKLAQKYIENWEKRERQSSPYSP; via the coding sequence ATGCTAAAGAGATTTTTCATATTTTGTATTTTAAGTTCATTTACACTTATTCAAGGATGTTCTAGTTCATCGCCTATTAACTTAATTAGTCTTCCAGAAAAATCTGTTTCTTGTCCTGTTATTCAGGTTTGTTTTACTCCAGGACAGGATTGTACCCATCAAATTACCAATCATATTGCAAAAGCTGAGCATTCTATTCTTGTTCAAGCCTACAATTTTACTTCTAAAGATATTGCCGATGCATTAATCAAAGCCAAGAAAAAAGGCGTTAAAATTAAAGTTATATTAGATAAAAGCCAACGTTCACAAAAATATAGTTTATTACATTACATCGTTGATGCTGGAATTCCTGTCTGGATCGATACTAAACCTGCTATTGCTCATAATAAAATCATGATTATCGACGGAAAAGAAGTCATTACCGGGTCTTTCAACTTTACCGATTCAGCTCAAAAGCGAAATGCTGAAAACTTAGTATTTATAACTGACTCTAAACTCGCACAGAAATATATTGAAAACTGGGA